One Rhododendron vialii isolate Sample 1 chromosome 2a, ASM3025357v1 genomic region harbors:
- the LOC131317076 gene encoding uncharacterized protein LOC131317076, whose protein sequence is MVEENPKVRHELLSKALWAYRTSKREATNVTPYVLVYGHDAIVPMEVTVRSTRWAYHNGLTPAEYSQAMLMELENLDEVRLAAFDHMVVQKQRVAKAYDKRVRRKSFSEGDLVWQTVWPLGTKTSKYGKWSPTWEWPHQICQVFRGNVYLLLDLDGKVHKHTINGKFLKHYYPTIWEMGDFNEKWPSQT, encoded by the coding sequence ATGGTTGAGGAGAACCCAAAAGTCCGGCATGAACTTCTGTCCAAGGCCTTGTGGGCCTATAGGACATCCAAGAGGGAGGCCACTAACGTTACTCCTTATGTGTTAGTGTATGGCCATGACGCAATAGTGCCAATGGAGGTCACCGTTAGGTCAACAAGGTGGGCCTACCACAATGGCCTTACTCCAGCAGAGTATTCCCAGGCCATGCTCATGGAATTGGAAAACCTGGATGAAGTGAGATTAGCAGCCTTCGACCATATGGTGGTCCAAAAGCAACGGGTGGCCAAGGCCTACGACAAAAGGGTCAGAAGGAAAAGCTTCTCAGAGGGAGATTTGGTTTGGCAAACCGTGTGGCCTTTAGGTACGAAGACCTCCAAATATGGGAAATGGTCTCCGACATGGGAATGGCCCCACCAAATCTGTCAAGTCTTTAGGGGTAACGTGTATCTCCTTCTGGACTTGGATGGTAAGGTCCATAAGCATACTATTAATGGCAAGTTTTTAAAACATTATTATCCTACCATATGGGAGATGGGGGATTTTAATGAGAAATGGCCATCACAGACATAA
- the LOC131317077 gene encoding uncharacterized protein LOC131317077 — MPPIKNKPLKLYISAAEDSVGSLLAQDNEQAIKLRHYMLPISVYIMSKTDLIKYLLTRPILRGRIGKWSLALMEFSFCYVPQKAVKGQALADFLVDHLCLEVSNEVGPGLDAMEVSVKPWKLLFDGSKTQEVSGCGVIIISPEGLKIELSFQFNFQCTNNQAEYEAVVIGLEILRELGAGTIEVIGDLSLVINHLAGTFKCYSKELAPYYMAAIQLVQDFDDVTVRHVPRRMNEEANSLAQASTGLKLSPGTLSRAVTVQKKLLPSVRRRGLGLPAFIVEPLGPTIEDTEREGELRQSGWRDPIISFLKNSCTKVTKKTRRRAISYLLIGDDLYKKSLEDDLLLKCLDGVETLRVMGEVHEGVCGAHQSGVKMRWLIRRYGYYWPRILEDCIRYAKGCQACQAHGQVQHVPAANFQAVIKPWPFRGWAEAIPLKAVNQQDVIKDIREKIIHRFGIPQHLVADRGSVFFGK; from the exons ATGCCTCCAATTAAGAATAAGCCATTGAAGTTATATATCTCTGCGGCTGAAGACTCGGTTGGAAGTTTACTGGCCCAAGACAATGAGCAAG caataaaattgaggcactacatgctGCCCATTTCTGTTTATATCATGAGTAAAACGGACTTAATCAAATACTTGCTAACTCGGCCTATCTTGAGAGGCCGAATTGGCAAGTGGTCCTTGGCCTTAATGGAATTTAGTTTTTGTTACGTTCCTCAAAAAGCGGTGAAAGGCCAGGCTTTGGCAGATTTCCTGGTTGATCACCTATGTTTGGAGGTCAGCAATGAAGTCGGCCCTGGCCTGGACGCGATGGAGGTATCTGTAAAACCTTGGAAGTTGCTTTTTGACGGATCCAAAACGCAAGAAGTATCAGGCTGTGGGGTTATCATAATTTCTCCTGAAGGCCTGAAAATTGAATTGTCCTTCCAATTCAATTTTCAGTGCACGAATAATCAGGCTGAGTATGAAGCAGTGGTGATAGGCcttgaaattttgagagaattaGGAGCCGGAACTATTGAAGTAATAGGGGATTTAAGCCTTGTAATAAACCATTTAGCAGGCACGTTCAAGTGTTACAGCAAGGAGTTGGCACCTTACTATATGGCCGCAATACAACTCGTACAAGATTTTGACGATGTAACGGTGAGGCACGTACCAAGGAGAATGAACGAAGAGGCTAATAGTTTAGCTCAGGCCTCAACAGGCCTGAAACTTTCTCCAGGCACCTTGTCTAGGGCTGTAACGGTCCAGAAGAAATTGTTGCCCTCTGTTCGAAGGAGAGGTTTAGGTCTGCCAGCGTTTATAGTAGAGCCTCTCGGGCCAACGATCGAGGATACTGAACGAGAAGGTGAGCTACGGCAGAGTGGTTGGCGTGATCCCATCATCTCATTCCTCAAAAACTCGTGTACCAAGGTAACAAAGAAGACTAGGAGAAGGGCCATTAGCTATCTTTTGATAGGAGATGACCTGTACAAAAAGAGTCTAGAGGACGACTTACTCCTTAAATGCCTTGACGGGGTGGAAACTTTGAGGGTGATGGGTGAGGTACACGAAGGTGTCTGTGGTGCCCACCAATCAGGTGTCAAAATGAGGTGGTTGATTAGGAGGTATGGGTATTATTGGCCTAGGATTCTTGAAGATTGCATCCGATATGCTAAAGGATGCCAGGCCTGCCAAGCCCATGGCCAAGTTCAACACGTGCCAGCAGCCAACTTCCAGGCCGTGATTAAGCCATGGCCTTTTAGGGGATGG GCCGAGGCCATCCCATTAAAAGCTGTGAACCAACAAGATGTCATCAAGGACATAAGGGAGAAGATCATTCATCGATTTGGCATTCCCCAACACTTGGTGGCCGATAGAGGATCGGTTTTCTTCGGAAAGTAG